One uncultured Methanobrevibacter sp. genomic window carries:
- the pheT gene encoding phenylalanine--tRNA ligase subunit beta, translated as MPVITFKYQDLKDLGIDMEKDELIDTLPMMSSDIEDYDDEEIKVEFFPNRPDNLSVEGVARSFKGFIGQEIGFPDYKVISSGEYVTVDSDVAAIRPYIGFAKIDNVDFTGDKLKYIMDFQENLHWVIGRDRKKVAIGIHNADVVEAPFKYIATPKDANAFVPLEKDFEMTPDEILTKHDKGVDYAHLIEDFDKYPLILDKDDNVLSMPPIINGELTKIKEDTNNIIVDVTGTDERAVNQALNIICSSFAEVGGQIKSMEVRYEDKTITTPDLTAQEMNVHVDTANELIGGTDLNAEDIKGLLLKARFDAEILNDNELKVLIPAYRVDILHEVDIVENIAVQYHINEINAELPDINTVAYENNWFKAESTIREVMIALGFQEIMSLMLTNEEAHYEKMNQEEKPHVQVARPITIDRTMIRTSLINSLMEFLEDNKHEDLPQKIFEIGDVLYLDDTKENKTVASKKLAGLICHSTANFTEIKSVVTSVLSNLGYSMEISDSENKTFISGRAADVTGSAQNGSVKGFFGEVSPEVITNFTLDYPVIAFEIEFIN; from the coding sequence ATGCCAGTTATTACATTTAAATATCAGGATTTAAAAGATTTAGGAATAGATATGGAAAAAGATGAACTTATAGACACCTTACCAATGATGTCCAGCGACATTGAAGATTACGATGATGAGGAAATCAAAGTCGAATTCTTCCCTAACAGACCTGACAACCTGTCTGTTGAAGGAGTTGCCAGATCTTTTAAAGGGTTCATCGGTCAGGAAATTGGTTTTCCGGACTATAAAGTAATATCTTCAGGAGAATACGTTACTGTCGACAGCGACGTTGCAGCAATCAGACCATATATAGGATTTGCAAAAATAGACAATGTTGACTTTACTGGCGATAAACTCAAATACATCATGGATTTCCAGGAAAACCTCCACTGGGTAATCGGAAGAGACAGAAAAAAAGTTGCAATCGGTATTCACAATGCAGACGTTGTTGAAGCTCCATTCAAATACATTGCAACACCGAAAGATGCAAACGCATTTGTTCCTCTGGAAAAAGACTTTGAAATGACTCCTGACGAAATCCTAACCAAACATGACAAAGGAGTAGATTATGCTCATTTAATCGAAGACTTTGATAAATACCCTTTAATTCTTGATAAAGATGACAATGTCTTATCCATGCCTCCAATCATAAACGGAGAGCTGACAAAAATTAAAGAAGACACCAACAATATTATTGTTGATGTAACTGGAACTGATGAAAGAGCTGTTAATCAGGCTTTGAATATCATCTGCTCATCATTTGCTGAAGTAGGAGGTCAAATCAAAAGCATGGAAGTCAGATATGAAGACAAAACCATTACAACTCCAGATTTGACTGCCCAGGAGATGAACGTTCACGTTGATACTGCAAATGAACTTATCGGCGGAACCGATTTAAATGCCGAAGACATTAAAGGACTGCTTTTAAAAGCACGTTTTGATGCAGAAATTCTAAACGACAATGAACTTAAAGTTTTAATTCCGGCATACCGCGTTGACATTTTGCATGAAGTGGATATTGTCGAAAACATTGCCGTACAGTACCACATCAATGAAATTAATGCTGAACTTCCGGACATAAACACTGTTGCTTATGAAAACAACTGGTTTAAGGCTGAAAGCACTATCCGTGAAGTTATGATTGCTTTAGGTTTCCAGGAAATTATGAGCCTTATGCTTACAAATGAGGAAGCACACTATGAAAAGATGAATCAGGAAGAAAAGCCTCACGTTCAGGTTGCAAGGCCAATTACAATCGACAGAACAATGATTAGAACAAGTTTAATAAACAGCCTCATGGAATTTTTAGAGGACAACAAGCATGAAGATCTTCCTCAGAAAATCTTTGAAATAGGTGACGTTTTATACCTGGACGATACAAAAGAAAACAAAACTGTTGCTTCTAAAAAACTAGCAGGACTGATTTGTCATTCAACCGCTAACTTTACTGAAATCAAATCCGTTGTAACAAGTGTTTTATCCAATTTAGGATATTCAATGGAAATCTCTGACAGTGAAAATAAAACATTTATCTCTGGAAGAGCTGCTGACGTTACAGGATCTGCTCAAAACGGTTCAGTTAAAGGATTCTTCGGTGAAGTGTCACCTGAAGTAATAACAAATTTCACTCTGGACTATCCGGTAATTGCATTTGAAATTGAATTTATCAACTAA
- a CDS encoding valine--tRNA ligase, whose product MSNEEIPKDYDFKKEKEWEKKWEDEDIYKYIGDGSRPRYVIDTPPPYPTGSIHLGHVLNWVYIDMNARYRRQKGHDVLFTQGWDCHGLPTEVKVEETHGIKKNDVSRTQFRKYCVDLTTENIAKMKSQMRAMGYSQDWTREFVTMTPEYMKKTQYSFLKMYEEGLIYQGKHPVNWCPRCQTAIAFAEVEYSDNTTFLNYVNFPPAVEDSYEDIASSQESGKQADPKDEGILIATTRPELMAACVAVVIHPEDERYTHLLGKYVEVPLSHQKVKIIADEEVDPEFGTGAVMICTFGDKTDVSWVQKYDLEVIDIIDDSGILTAAAGRYEGMDLPSCKKQTIEDLDSEGYLLKQEQVDQNVGQCWRCKTPVEILLKEQWFVAVRDLIEKTKTAADEMKWVPEHMKSRMVNWADSMEWDWCISRQRIFATPIPVWYCKDCGKVILPDVEDLPIDPTVDKPKHACECGCEEFIPEVDVLDTWMDSSISPLSIAGWPDEDYINHFPSDIRPQGHDIIRTWAFYTTLRCLALTGQKPFNDIVINGMVFGEDGNKMSKSRPEFVVGPEEVIEKYGADSLRTWAANSVPGSDVIFDWKDIKHGYRFLRKFWNAFRFISMQIFDEEVSYDEVKDNLGPIDLWILSKLNNLNKKVDKAFADYNFADTITSIERFFWHDFCDEYIEAVKYRLYTDVSDESRRAAKYTLKTVVETSLKLLAPIAPFFTEEVYQYFSDESIHTTLWPEVYEELISEEMENKGETTVELIDEVRRFKSASKIPLNAELNEVNVYTSDDDLVEIFNDFEDDLKGTLKINNLAISSGKPEVHEKIIEVEPDMSKIGPTFKGDAGKIIGYLKSTDIDEIGSVLEENHELAVGDIVVPEDMLNIKKEIVGASGKKVDILQSENLDMIVEVIR is encoded by the coding sequence ATGTCAAACGAAGAGATTCCTAAAGACTATGATTTTAAAAAAGAAAAAGAATGGGAGAAGAAATGGGAAGATGAAGACATCTACAAATACATTGGAGATGGTTCTCGTCCTAGATATGTTATTGACACTCCCCCACCATACCCAACAGGATCTATCCACTTAGGTCACGTCCTTAACTGGGTTTATATTGATATGAATGCAAGATACAGAAGACAGAAAGGTCACGACGTTCTATTTACACAGGGATGGGACTGCCACGGTCTTCCAACTGAAGTGAAAGTTGAAGAAACTCACGGAATTAAGAAAAATGATGTTTCCAGGACTCAGTTCAGAAAGTATTGTGTTGATTTAACTACTGAAAACATTGCAAAAATGAAATCACAGATGAGAGCGATGGGTTATTCACAGGACTGGACCCGTGAGTTCGTTACAATGACTCCTGAGTACATGAAAAAAACCCAATATTCATTTTTGAAAATGTATGAAGAAGGACTGATTTATCAGGGAAAACACCCTGTAAACTGGTGTCCTCGCTGTCAGACAGCTATTGCTTTTGCAGAAGTTGAATACTCAGACAACACCACATTTTTAAACTATGTCAATTTCCCTCCTGCAGTTGAAGATTCATATGAAGACATTGCATCCTCACAGGAGTCCGGAAAACAGGCAGATCCTAAAGATGAAGGTATTCTCATTGCAACAACACGTCCTGAACTGATGGCTGCATGTGTAGCGGTTGTAATACATCCTGAAGATGAAAGATACACTCACCTTTTAGGCAAATATGTAGAAGTGCCTTTATCACACCAGAAAGTCAAAATCATTGCAGATGAAGAAGTAGACCCTGAATTCGGTACAGGTGCAGTAATGATTTGTACTTTTGGGGATAAAACAGACGTAAGCTGGGTTCAGAAATATGATTTGGAAGTAATCGATATCATAGATGATTCAGGCATACTGACTGCAGCTGCCGGAAGATATGAAGGAATGGACCTTCCAAGCTGTAAAAAACAGACAATTGAAGATTTGGACAGTGAAGGATATCTCCTAAAACAGGAACAGGTTGACCAGAATGTAGGTCAGTGCTGGAGATGTAAAACTCCTGTTGAAATTCTTCTCAAAGAACAATGGTTTGTTGCAGTACGTGATTTAATCGAAAAAACCAAAACTGCAGCTGATGAGATGAAATGGGTGCCAGAACACATGAAATCCCGTATGGTAAACTGGGCAGATTCAATGGAATGGGACTGGTGTATTTCAAGACAGAGAATATTTGCAACTCCAATTCCAGTATGGTACTGTAAAGACTGCGGAAAAGTCATTTTGCCTGATGTGGAAGATTTACCGATTGATCCGACAGTCGACAAACCTAAACATGCATGTGAATGCGGATGTGAAGAATTTATCCCTGAAGTGGATGTGCTCGACACCTGGATGGATTCATCAATTTCACCTTTATCTATTGCAGGATGGCCTGATGAAGACTACATTAATCACTTCCCATCAGATATCCGTCCTCAGGGTCACGACATTATCCGTACATGGGCATTCTACACTACACTTAGATGCCTTGCATTAACAGGCCAGAAACCGTTCAATGATATTGTAATCAACGGTATGGTATTCGGTGAAGACGGAAACAAGATGTCAAAATCAAGACCTGAATTTGTTGTCGGACCTGAAGAGGTAATCGAAAAGTACGGTGCAGATTCTCTTAGAACATGGGCTGCAAACAGCGTACCTGGGTCTGACGTAATATTTGACTGGAAAGACATCAAGCACGGATACAGATTCCTCAGAAAATTCTGGAATGCATTCAGATTCATAAGCATGCAGATATTCGATGAAGAAGTCTCATACGATGAAGTTAAGGATAATTTAGGTCCAATCGATTTGTGGATTTTATCCAAACTCAACAACTTAAATAAAAAAGTTGACAAGGCATTTGCAGATTACAACTTTGCAGACACAATAACCTCTATTGAAAGGTTCTTCTGGCATGATTTCTGTGACGAATACATTGAAGCGGTAAAATACAGACTTTACACTGATGTTTCAGATGAATCAAGGCGTGCTGCAAAATACACTTTAAAGACAGTTGTTGAAACTTCTTTAAAATTATTAGCTCCAATCGCACCATTCTTTACCGAAGAGGTTTATCAGTACTTCTCAGACGAGTCAATTCACACTACCTTATGGCCTGAAGTATATGAAGAACTCATTAGTGAAGAGATGGAAAACAAAGGAGAAACCACTGTTGAGCTTATTGATGAGGTAAGAAGATTCAAGTCCGCTTCAAAAATACCTTTAAACGCTGAGCTTAACGAAGTCAATGTCTACACTTCAGATGATGATCTGGTTGAAATCTTCAATGACTTCGAGGACGACTTGAAAGGAACATTAAAAATCAATAATCTGGCAATAAGTTCCGGAAAACCTGAAGTCCATGAAAAAATCATTGAAGTGGAACCTGACATGTCAAAAATCGGACCTACATTTAAAGGAGATGCCGGTAAAATCATCGGTTATCTTAAATCAACAGACATTGATGAAATCGGTTCTGTTTTAGAGGAAAATCACGAACTTGCAGTCGGCGATATTGTAGTTCCTGAAGACATGCTCAACATTAAAAAGGAGATTGTAGGAGCATCCGGTAAAAAGGTTGACATCTTGCAGTCTGAAAACTTGGATATGATTGTGGAAGTAATTAGATAA
- a CDS encoding right-handed parallel beta-helix repeat-containing protein, which produces MSLLLVSTVNATEINNNNLTSQGNSYQISDELSNDDIQLLFDNAKDGDAFEFTSKEYKNISLVVDKKLNIVSKVNTKIYACDKISSKAQELGIDKTFGFYFTGNSGGSILSGITIISTSSDYGVIVDSSDNTAVKNNVITGGNKAGMLVKNSNNVLVGFNSISKSQSDGLQLKDVGFSIVKNNTIFNNARSGIETSNINNNSIVYNDIHHNVLNGITLQNMSYGNIIKHNNVYENLNGIFINSTSNYDIINSNSFTSNRKNPSIKETGGVYETGNGLLFGSGFKTSKGNSPGRLEVKYNVLAHNEMYQAKNNPELPVFKLGDNWFDSTDDSNTFVCPMLLSGIMKMGTVSVKKGIGLQLYDSKGEAVKEFGTFDTTVNVDGNEYAAKFINGKATVDANLDPDKEYDFDVMIGGEPVRFTYRTASGEKDDNQDSSTSQSTDGLRGADGSSSQISTDSNTGGTAKGNGNQQNGTSNSAHYSNNKNSGVYGTNASGTRQDSSENGQDVRTDGDVNAGDASEGEVSEEGKAYEIVPPSKISKEVTDTSGLVVLSIVALMGCLIYGYRTKNEFD; this is translated from the coding sequence ATGAGTTTATTACTAGTTTCAACAGTAAATGCTACTGAAATAAACAATAATAATTTAACTTCACAAGGTAATTCATATCAAATTTCTGATGAACTGTCGAATGATGATATTCAGTTGCTGTTCGATAATGCAAAAGATGGTGATGCCTTTGAATTTACTTCAAAAGAGTACAAAAACATCTCTTTAGTAGTAGATAAGAAGTTGAATATCGTTTCAAAAGTTAACACTAAGATTTATGCATGTGATAAAATCAGCAGTAAGGCTCAGGAACTGGGAATAGACAAGACCTTCGGATTTTACTTCACAGGAAATAGTGGTGGAAGTATTTTATCAGGAATAACAATCATATCCACTTCCAGTGACTATGGGGTTATTGTTGATTCATCTGACAATACGGCAGTTAAAAATAATGTGATAACAGGTGGGAACAAAGCGGGAATGCTTGTTAAAAATTCTAACAATGTCCTTGTAGGTTTCAATTCAATTTCAAAATCCCAGAGTGATGGACTTCAGCTTAAGGATGTTGGATTCAGCATTGTTAAGAATAATACAATATTCAATAATGCAAGATCCGGAATCGAAACTTCCAACATAAACAACAACAGTATTGTTTATAATGATATCCATCATAATGTTTTGAATGGAATAACTTTACAGAACATGTCTTACGGCAACATAATCAAGCATAATAACGTTTATGAGAATCTCAACGGTATTTTCATCAATTCCACATCAAATTATGACATTATCAATTCAAATTCATTTACCAGCAACCGTAAAAATCCATCAATAAAAGAAACTGGTGGAGTATATGAAACCGGGAATGGATTGCTCTTCGGTTCAGGTTTTAAAACCTCAAAGGGGAATTCTCCCGGCAGACTTGAAGTCAAATATAATGTATTGGCGCATAACGAAATGTATCAGGCTAAAAACAATCCGGAGTTGCCTGTATTCAAGTTAGGTGACAACTGGTTTGATTCAACTGATGATTCAAATACTTTCGTCTGCCCGATGCTTCTTTCAGGAATTATGAAAATGGGAACAGTATCAGTTAAAAAGGGTATTGGTCTTCAGTTGTATGATTCTAAAGGGGAAGCCGTAAAGGAATTTGGAACATTTGATACAACCGTAAATGTTGACGGTAATGAGTATGCTGCAAAATTCATAAACGGTAAAGCCACTGTTGATGCAAATCTGGATCCTGATAAGGAATATGATTTTGACGTCATGATTGGGGGTGAACCTGTCAGATTTACATATAGGACAGCATCCGGTGAAAAAGATGATAATCAGGACTCATCAACTTCACAGTCAACTGATGGTCTTCGTGGAGCTGACGGTTCAAGTTCACAGATTTCAACCGATTCAAATACTGGTGGAACAGCAAAAGGAAACGGAAACCAACAAAATGGTACTTCCAATAGTGCACATTACTCCAATAATAAAAATTCCGGAGTCTATGGTACTAATGCATCAGGAACCCGTCAGGACTCATCTGAAAATGGTCAGGATGTTCGAACTGATGGTGATGTAAATGCTGGAGATGCCAGTGAGGGTGAAGTATCCGAAGAAGGAAAAGCATATGAAATAGTTCCTCCAAGTAAAATCTCAAAAGAAGTTACAGATACATCAGGACTTGTTGTGCTAAGTATTGTAGCTTTAATGGGATGTTTGATATATGGTTACAGAACAAAAAATGAATTTGATTAA
- a CDS encoding right-handed parallel beta-helix repeat-containing protein has translation MNKKGLFITTLLVFAIVLGSSVAFAEDTSDIAINDELGLTENSDIIQSTEDSKLSSSYDIKANSDSATIQNTINNMSDGDTLNFEEGTYNDICIYVDKSITINGNGATLIGYENPNENTTPDKVITPTQAGGYGIGNYATLYIMNTTNVAISGLTIVGQNAAYGQAAVYATQAKNLTIEKSVVTGGYWGIYLNSCADGSITGNTVQNQEAIGIINFGSAKTLIANNKVINAKNHGIDARHGTGPNVQIINNTVIASKEGIYLMHSKGHTATGNTIINCTTSSITCYGSGQITISNNTMKKSRIGILLGGGYYDINIEENTYALDNLPFPPTFVYYVAQADSTHQSAASIVGTYTDSSSTDVPYTSDAEIAVPVKVNPDYAAIVNPTGTTYTAASGMTASEIQSIIDSMADGDTLSFEANAVYNDISIYADKNIKIIGNNATLIGYNNINASNVPAKIRNSTADGGYAIGEYAVLYVVNTTGAVISDLNIVAQYPGYDTTKATTSTEEYKTVGLHIEQSKKFSAVNLDITGASWGIFLRSSPDGLVANNNIHDVYTTGIMNFGSRNTTIMSNTITNAFNHGIDVRHGTGPNVVVLNNTISGAKEGIYLMHSKGHSVYENTISNYKISAITAYGSGNEAIFNNTIGTGRLHFLLGGGYYNVTIGENKYPASSMYYPFPPTFREFIAFADSKYQSADNAVGLYSTNTTTKLAAEDINMTSTKGTVKVTLTDGSDRPLYNEEVILSLNGANYTAKTDANGVASFEITAKDGENTATFIYNAKSYLTSSNAITTINVVRNATAITAAKVTKTYNVAKNLVATLKDDNGTVLANKTVTITINGKTYTRTTNAKGQVTLALANLAPKTSYTATVKFAGEDNLKGSTAKVTVTVKKATPKLTAKAKSFKASVKTKKYVVTLKTNKNKVLKNVKVTIKVNGKTYSAKTNSKGQATLKITKLTKRGTFTATVKTVKNTYYNAVTKKVKITVKR, from the coding sequence ATGAACAAAAAGGGTTTGTTTATTACTACATTATTAGTTTTCGCTATTGTTCTAGGTTCATCTGTAGCATTTGCAGAAGATACATCTGATATTGCTATAAATGATGAATTAGGATTAACTGAAAACTCTGACATAATTCAAAGTACAGAAGATTCAAAGTTATCTTCAAGCTACGACATTAAAGCAAATTCAGATAGTGCAACTATTCAAAATACTATCAACAATATGAGCGATGGAGATACTTTAAACTTCGAAGAAGGAACATATAACGACATTTGTATATATGTAGACAAAAGTATTACAATCAACGGAAATGGCGCAACATTAATCGGATATGAAAATCCTAACGAAAATACTACTCCAGATAAAGTTATCACACCTACACAGGCAGGAGGATACGGAATAGGAAATTATGCGACATTATATATTATGAATACCACCAATGTTGCAATCAGCGGACTGACCATAGTCGGCCAGAATGCTGCATACGGCCAGGCAGCAGTTTACGCTACCCAAGCTAAAAACTTGACAATTGAAAAATCAGTAGTAACAGGCGGATACTGGGGAATTTATTTAAACTCATGTGCTGACGGAAGCATAACCGGCAACACAGTTCAAAACCAGGAAGCAATTGGTATAATTAACTTCGGATCTGCAAAAACACTTATTGCAAACAACAAAGTAATCAACGCTAAAAACCACGGAATCGATGCAAGACACGGTACCGGACCTAATGTTCAAATTATAAACAATACAGTTATTGCATCCAAAGAAGGAATTTATTTAATGCATTCCAAAGGCCACACTGCAACTGGAAATACAATAATCAACTGTACTACAAGCTCTATCACATGTTACGGATCAGGTCAAATTACTATTTCAAACAACACCATGAAAAAATCCAGAATCGGAATTTTGCTTGGTGGAGGATACTATGACATCAACATTGAAGAAAACACCTACGCTTTAGACAATTTACCTTTCCCACCTACATTCGTTTACTATGTAGCTCAGGCGGACAGCACCCATCAGAGTGCAGCAAGTATTGTAGGAACATATACCGACAGTTCTTCAACAGATGTTCCTTACACTTCAGATGCTGAAATTGCAGTTCCAGTTAAAGTAAACCCTGATTATGCGGCAATTGTAAATCCAACAGGAACTACATACACAGCTGCAAGTGGAATGACCGCAAGTGAAATCCAAAGCATTATCGATTCAATGGCTGACGGAGACACCTTATCCTTTGAAGCAAATGCAGTATACAATGACATTTCAATTTATGCTGATAAAAACATCAAAATTATCGGTAACAATGCTACTTTAATCGGATACAACAACATCAACGCTTCTAATGTACCTGCAAAAATCAGAAACTCAACTGCTGATGGAGGATATGCAATCGGAGAATATGCAGTATTGTATGTTGTAAACACAACCGGTGCAGTAATCAGCGACTTAAATATCGTTGCACAGTATCCTGGATATGACACAACCAAAGCAACCACAAGTACCGAAGAATATAAAACCGTCGGATTACATATTGAACAAAGCAAAAAATTCTCTGCAGTCAATTTAGATATTACCGGCGCATCATGGGGTATTTTTTTAAGAAGTTCACCTGACGGCCTTGTAGCAAACAACAATATCCATGACGTCTACACTACCGGAATCATGAACTTCGGTTCAAGAAATACAACAATCATGAGCAATACAATTACAAATGCTTTTAACCACGGTATTGACGTAAGACACGGAACCGGACCTAACGTAGTTGTCTTGAACAACACCATCAGCGGCGCTAAAGAAGGAATCTATCTTATGCACTCCAAAGGCCACAGTGTTTACGAAAACACAATCAGCAACTACAAAATCAGTGCAATTACCGCTTACGGATCTGGAAATGAAGCTATCTTCAACAACACCATCGGCACAGGAAGACTACACTTCCTGCTTGGTGGAGGATACTACAATGTAACCATTGGAGAAAACAAATATCCTGCTTCATCAATGTACTACCCATTCCCACCAACATTCAGGGAATTCATCGCATTTGCAGATTCCAAATACCAAAGTGCAGACAATGCTGTTGGTCTTTACAGTACCAATACAACTACCAAACTTGCTGCTGAAGACATAAACATGACTTCCACAAAAGGAACTGTTAAAGTAACATTAACAGACGGTTCAGATAGGCCATTATACAACGAAGAGGTTATCCTATCATTAAATGGTGCAAATTACACTGCTAAAACAGATGCAAACGGTGTTGCATCCTTTGAAATCACTGCAAAAGACGGTGAAAACACAGCAACATTTATCTACAATGCAAAAAGCTATTTAACAAGTTCGAATGCAATCACAACAATTAATGTTGTAAGAAATGCAACTGCAATTACCGCAGCAAAAGTTACCAAAACATACAATGTTGCTAAAAACTTAGTTGCTACATTAAAAGATGATAACGGAACCGTTTTAGCTAATAAAACCGTAACTATTACCATCAACGGTAAAACCTACACAAGAACTACAAATGCTAAAGGTCAGGTAACATTAGCATTAGCTAATTTAGCTCCTAAAACATCATACACTGCAACAGTTAAATTTGCGGGTGAAGACAATCTCAAAGGATCAACTGCAAAAGTTACTGTCACAGTTAAAAAAGCAACTCCAAAATTAACTGCTAAAGCTAAATCATTTAAAGCAAGCGTTAAAACCAAAAAATATGTTGTAACTTTAAAAACCAACAAGAACAAAGTTCTTAAAAATGTTAAAGTTACTATTAAAGTAAACG
- a CDS encoding secondary thiamine-phosphate synthase enzyme YjbQ, translating into MTVKSNSFKIDTNKNFEIIDITSKINDLLDINEGIVSIFSRHSTSAIVVNENESGLLSDLEFTLDNLITDKYSYSHDRIDNNARSHLKSFLLSSSESLPVKNGKLDLGTWQSVFFIELDGPRRSRTVTLTMVGE; encoded by the coding sequence ATGACAGTTAAATCTAATTCTTTTAAAATTGATACAAATAAAAACTTTGAAATTATTGACATTACCTCCAAAATCAATGATCTTTTAGACATCAACGAGGGAATAGTCTCTATTTTTTCCAGACATTCCACCTCCGCAATTGTTGTTAATGAAAATGAAAGCGGACTTTTGTCTGATTTGGAGTTTACTTTAGATAATTTAATCACTGATAAATATTCCTACTCTCATGACCGAATTGACAATAATGCAAGGTCTCATTTGAAATCATTTCTTCTCTCTTCAAGTGAGTCATTGCCTGTTAAAAACGGAAAACTTGATTTGGGAACATGGCAGTCAGTATTTTTCATAGAATTAGATGGGCCGAGACGTTCAAGAACAGTAACTTTGACAATGGTTGGTGAATAA